In a single window of the Bradyrhizobium sp. ORS 285 genome:
- the otsB gene encoding trehalose-phosphatase, which translates to MMSENSDLIAPGVAQPAEIVPAPASLVPHLREVAILLDIDGTLLDLAPTPREVWVPPGLAETLKTLMQRTSGALALVSGRSLNDIDLIFAPDVYPAVGGHGAEMRLAGGSEADAVKAPPLDKELKRRLAAIAKLSQGILLEDKGYSLALHYRLAPQAEQAIYDEVSRIRAELPEAPIEVLPGKCVCEIKPAGFTKASGVRELMRHAPFKGRKPFFIGDDVTDESVFAIMPDFAGLSFSVGRRALGVDGHFDAPDDVRAFLARLAGR; encoded by the coding sequence ATGATGTCAGAGAATTCCGATCTGATCGCCCCCGGCGTCGCCCAGCCCGCGGAAATCGTGCCGGCGCCGGCGAGCCTGGTGCCGCATCTGCGCGAGGTTGCGATCCTGCTCGACATCGACGGCACCTTGCTCGATCTCGCGCCGACGCCGCGCGAGGTGTGGGTGCCGCCGGGCTTGGCCGAGACGCTGAAGACCTTGATGCAGCGAACGTCAGGCGCGCTCGCCTTGGTGTCCGGCCGCTCGCTCAACGATATCGACCTCATCTTCGCGCCGGACGTCTACCCTGCCGTCGGTGGTCATGGTGCGGAGATGCGGCTCGCCGGCGGCAGCGAGGCCGACGCCGTCAAGGCGCCGCCGCTCGACAAGGAGCTGAAGCGCAGGCTGGCGGCGATCGCCAAGCTCAGCCAGGGCATTCTGCTCGAGGACAAGGGCTATTCGCTGGCCTTGCATTATCGCCTCGCGCCGCAGGCCGAGCAGGCGATCTACGACGAGGTGTCGCGCATCCGCGCCGAGCTGCCTGAGGCGCCGATCGAGGTGCTGCCCGGCAAATGCGTGTGCGAGATCAAGCCGGCCGGCTTCACCAAGGCGAGCGGCGTGCGCGAGCTGATGCGTCACGCGCCGTTCAAGGGGCGCAAGCCGTTCTTCATCGGCGACGACGTCACCGACGAATCGGTGTTTGCGATCATGCCCGATTTTGCCGGCCTGTCGTTCTCGGTGGGACGGCGGGCGCTCGGCGTCGACGGACATTTCGATGCCCCGGACGACGTGCGTGCCTTCCTCGCGCGGCTCGCCGGACGCTGA
- a CDS encoding MFS transporter has translation MAPRQASFPHLRVITSEPAGEAAHAPSAADDRVIETNIPARLDDLRWSTFHTRVVLALGITWVLDGLEVTLAGALSGALKQSPTLHFSNLDIGLANSAYLAGAVIGALGFGWLTDRIGRRKLFFITLALYLSATAATALSWNVATYALFRFLTGAGIGGEYTAINSTIQELVPARYRGWTDLMINGSFWLGAALGAVGAIVLLDPAFAGPDVGWRLAYGIGACLGLVVLIMRMWIPESPRWLMIHGHPEQAHDIVVAIERDVTGHDHEERAKSLPKIRLRMRDHTPLGEVARTLFSVYRQRSLVGLTLMIAQAFFYNAIFFTFALVLTDFYGIKSDHVGWYILPFAAGNVLGPLLLGRLFDTLGRRAMITFTYGVSGVLLALTGYLFSIGVLSAQTQTAAWMVIFFFASPAASAAYLTVSENFPLEVRALAIALFYAIGTGIGGVAGPALFGALLDSGARGAVFAGYLFGAGLMLVAALVAWRYAIAAERKSLEQVARPLAVME, from the coding sequence ATGGCACCCCGGCAGGCATCGTTCCCGCATCTGCGCGTCATCACCTCCGAGCCCGCCGGCGAAGCCGCGCACGCGCCATCGGCGGCCGACGATCGCGTCATCGAGACCAACATCCCCGCGCGGCTCGACGACCTCCGCTGGAGCACGTTCCATACCCGCGTGGTGCTCGCGCTGGGGATCACCTGGGTGCTCGATGGTCTCGAGGTCACGCTCGCGGGTGCGCTCTCGGGCGCGCTGAAGCAGAGCCCGACCCTGCACTTCTCCAATCTCGACATCGGGCTTGCCAACAGCGCCTATCTCGCCGGCGCCGTGATCGGCGCGCTCGGCTTCGGCTGGCTCACCGACCGCATCGGCCGCAGAAAATTGTTCTTCATCACGCTTGCACTCTATCTCTCCGCGACCGCCGCCACCGCGCTGTCCTGGAATGTCGCGACCTACGCGCTGTTTCGTTTCCTGACCGGCGCCGGCATCGGCGGCGAGTACACCGCGATCAACTCGACGATCCAGGAACTGGTGCCGGCGCGCTATCGCGGCTGGACGGACCTGATGATCAACGGCAGCTTCTGGCTCGGCGCCGCGCTCGGGGCGGTCGGCGCCATCGTGCTGCTCGATCCCGCCTTCGCAGGCCCGGATGTCGGCTGGCGGCTCGCTTATGGCATCGGCGCCTGCCTCGGCCTCGTCGTGCTGATCATGCGGATGTGGATTCCCGAAAGCCCGCGCTGGCTGATGATTCACGGCCATCCCGAGCAGGCGCATGACATCGTCGTCGCCATCGAGCGCGACGTCACCGGGCACGATCATGAGGAGCGCGCGAAATCGCTGCCGAAGATCCGCCTGCGCATGCGTGACCACACGCCGCTCGGCGAGGTCGCGCGCACCTTGTTCTCGGTCTATCGCCAGCGCTCGCTCGTCGGGCTGACCTTGATGATCGCACAGGCGTTCTTCTACAACGCGATCTTCTTCACCTTCGCACTGGTGCTCACCGACTTCTACGGCATCAAGTCCGACCATGTCGGCTGGTACATCCTGCCGTTCGCTGCCGGCAACGTGCTCGGACCGCTGCTGCTCGGCCGTCTGTTCGATACGCTCGGCCGCCGGGCGATGATCACCTTCACTTACGGTGTCTCCGGTGTGCTGCTGGCATTGACCGGCTATCTGTTCTCGATCGGCGTCTTGAGCGCGCAGACGCAGACGGCCGCCTGGATGGTGATCTTCTTCTTCGCCTCGCCCGCCGCCAGTGCGGCCTATCTCACCGTGTCGGAGAATTTTCCGCTCGAAGTGCGTGCGCTCGCCATCGCATTGTTCTATGCCATCGGCACCGGGATCGGCGGCGTCGCAGGACCTGCGCTGTTTGGCGCGCTGCTCGACAGCGGCGCACGCGGCGCGGTGTTTGCGGGATATCTGTTCGGCGCAGGCCTGATGCTGGTCGCTGCCTTGGTCGCCTGGCGCTATGCGATCGCGGCCGAGCGCAAATCGCTCGAGCAGGTCGCGCGCCCGCTCGCCGTGATGGAGTAG
- a CDS encoding methyl-accepting chemotaxis protein, protein MSAQFAPQSRRANFLTLRFRGKIVLGFAVVLAISAASIGFSYLGFERVAGAVATYRSSVAEADAARNIDRELMSYQSLARYFALTGKPEDEAAATAAQQSLQAAIDKSMAAASAADRRAQLGKLQAQFQTFAKIFSDIVTLTRDNAKLATDQIGIIGNKIRFKFDDLADTAALAGLPSVQTTAKDLTGQYLTASALVGTYLAKPDPKTADGAIARTRFLETSLVTIYANDEKITQRVTELGDLIKQYRAAFIKFSDNSKALAKLVQDMGSAATEILALSNGLRSDLAADQQRIEASTNATIGEIERLIAILAVGGLALGAALALMLGNGISKPMISMCKAMRELASGHFDVRLPGLGRSDEIGEMAAAVEEFKVQAVAKAERDAATQDAQNKAAGAARRAELIRFADEFESAVGSIVSNVSSSAQQLEHAASTLTRTAETTQSLASRVSGTSDQATGRIQSVASATDELSASVNEIGRQVRESSRIAESAVMQAEETDGRIGKLSRAAQEIGDVVKLITAIAEQTNLLALNATIEAARAGDAGRGFAVVASEVKSLAEQTAKATDDISNHISGMQAATQESVAAIKQIGGTIRQISTIASSIATAVEQQGGATQEIARNVQSVSAGTQAAASDITQVNRGATQTGEASEEVLRSAQSLSSESARLREELNRFMANIRAA, encoded by the coding sequence ATGTCTGCGCAATTTGCGCCGCAGTCGCGGCGTGCCAATTTTCTGACCCTGCGCTTTCGTGGCAAGATCGTGCTCGGCTTCGCCGTGGTACTGGCGATCTCGGCTGCCAGCATCGGCTTTTCCTATCTCGGCTTCGAGCGGGTCGCCGGCGCGGTGGCGACGTATCGCAGCAGCGTTGCGGAAGCCGATGCCGCCCGCAACATCGATCGCGAGCTGATGTCCTACCAGTCGCTCGCCCGCTATTTCGCGCTGACCGGCAAGCCCGAGGACGAAGCCGCCGCCACCGCAGCTCAGCAGTCGCTGCAGGCCGCCATTGACAAGTCGATGGCGGCGGCCAGCGCGGCCGATCGACGCGCGCAGCTCGGCAAGTTGCAGGCGCAGTTTCAGACCTTCGCCAAGATCTTCTCCGACATTGTCACCTTGACCCGTGACAACGCCAAGCTGGCGACCGACCAGATCGGAATCATCGGCAACAAGATCCGCTTCAAATTCGACGACCTGGCGGACACCGCGGCGCTGGCCGGTCTTCCGTCGGTACAAACCACGGCCAAGGACCTGACCGGCCAGTATCTGACCGCCTCGGCGCTGGTCGGCACCTACCTCGCCAAGCCCGATCCGAAGACGGCCGACGGCGCCATTGCCCGGACGCGCTTCCTGGAGACGTCGCTGGTCACGATCTACGCCAATGACGAGAAGATCACGCAGCGCGTCACCGAGCTCGGCGATCTCATCAAGCAGTACCGTGCCGCTTTCATCAAATTCTCTGATAATTCCAAGGCGCTCGCCAAGCTGGTGCAGGACATGGGCAGCGCGGCCACCGAGATCCTCGCGCTCTCGAACGGGCTGAGGTCCGATCTGGCTGCCGACCAGCAGCGTATCGAGGCGTCCACCAATGCCACCATCGGCGAGATCGAGCGGCTGATCGCGATCCTCGCCGTCGGCGGCCTCGCGCTCGGCGCGGCGCTGGCGCTGATGCTCGGCAACGGCATCTCCAAGCCGATGATCTCGATGTGCAAGGCGATGCGCGAGCTCGCCTCGGGTCATTTCGACGTCCGCCTGCCGGGGCTTGGCCGCAGCGACGAGATCGGCGAGATGGCCGCGGCGGTCGAGGAGTTCAAGGTCCAGGCGGTGGCCAAGGCGGAGCGCGATGCTGCAACGCAGGACGCCCAGAACAAGGCGGCCGGTGCGGCGCGCCGGGCGGAGCTGATCCGCTTCGCCGACGAGTTCGAATCCGCTGTCGGCTCGATCGTGTCCAATGTGTCGAGCTCGGCGCAGCAGCTCGAGCATGCCGCCTCGACCCTGACGCGGACGGCCGAGACCACGCAATCGCTGGCGAGCCGCGTCAGCGGCACGTCCGACCAGGCGACCGGCCGCATCCAGTCGGTGGCGAGCGCGACCGACGAGCTGTCGGCCTCGGTCAACGAGATCGGCCGCCAGGTGCGGGAGTCCAGCCGCATTGCCGAATCAGCCGTGATGCAGGCCGAGGAAACCGATGGCCGTATCGGCAAGCTGTCGCGCGCGGCGCAGGAGATCGGCGACGTCGTCAAGCTGATCACCGCGATCGCCGAGCAGACCAACCTGTTGGCGCTCAACGCCACCATCGAGGCGGCACGCGCCGGCGACGCCGGCCGCGGCTTCGCCGTGGTTGCCTCCGAGGTCAAGTCGCTGGCCGAGCAAACCGCCAAGGCGACTGACGACATCTCCAACCACATCTCCGGCATGCAGGCGGCAACCCAGGAGTCGGTCGCGGCCATCAAACAGATCGGCGGCACGATCCGTCAGATCTCCACCATCGCCTCGTCGATCGCGACTGCGGTCGAGCAGCAGGGCGGGGCGACGCAGGAGATCGCCAGGAACGTGCAGAGCGTCTCCGCCGGCACGCAGGCGGCCGCCAGCGACATCACCCAGGTCAATCGTGGCGCCACGCAGACCGGCGAGGCCTCGGAGGAGGTGCTGCGCTCGGCCCAGTCGCTGTCGTCGGAGAGCGCAAGGCTGCGCGAGGAGCTCAACCGCTTCATGGCGAATATCCGCGCGGCGTGA
- a CDS encoding (2Fe-2S)-binding protein, with the protein MSTVKLTVNGKAVSAEVEDRTLLVNLLRDHLNLTGTHVGCDTSQCGACVVHIDGRAVKSCTVLAGQAAGSNVTTIEGIAKGDELHPMQAAFRDNHGLQCGYCTPGMIMSAIDIVHRHGGHLDEATVREELEGNICRCTGYHNIVKAVLDAAGRMKVAQAAE; encoded by the coding sequence GTGTCGACAGTCAAACTGACAGTGAACGGCAAGGCGGTCTCGGCGGAGGTCGAGGATCGCACCCTGCTCGTGAACCTGTTGCGGGATCATCTCAATCTCACCGGCACCCATGTCGGCTGTGACACCAGCCAGTGCGGCGCCTGCGTCGTCCATATCGATGGCCGGGCCGTGAAGTCGTGCACCGTGCTGGCCGGCCAGGCCGCCGGGTCCAACGTCACCACCATCGAAGGCATTGCCAAGGGCGACGAGCTGCACCCGATGCAGGCCGCCTTCCGCGACAATCACGGCCTCCAATGCGGCTATTGCACGCCCGGCATGATCATGTCGGCGATCGATATTGTGCACCGCCACGGAGGCCACCTCGACGAGGCCACGGTACGTGAGGAGCTGGAAGGCAACATCTGCCGCTGCACCGGCTATCACAACATCGTCAAGGCCGTGCTCGACGCCGCGGGCCGCATGAAGGTCGCTCAGGCTGCCGAATAA